In Legionella cincinnatiensis, the DNA window TGCACCTAAAATTTGGGCGCTTAATTTTATTGAAGAACATGAAAAATCACCACGCAAATGGTATGCGGGTGCTGTGGGATGGTTTGGTTTTGATGGCAATTTAAATACAGGCTTGGTATTACGAACCGTTCGCATTGAAAAAGGAATTGCAGAAATTCGTGTAGGTGCTACTTTGCTTTATGACTCAGTGCCTGAAGCCGAGGAACAAGAAACTCGTTTGAAAGCATCTGCTTTTTTAGACATCTTGCAGAAAAAAGGAATCAGTGCACACGTTAAACCATCTTTACCTTTAACGGGAAAAGGAAAACGTGTTTTGCTTATTGATCATCAAGATTCTTTTGTTCATACCTTGGCAAATTACCTCCGCCAAACGGGAGCTGAAGTAAGTACGGTTCGCTTTGATAAGGCATTACATTATTTACAAGAGCAAAAATATGACCTTGTTGTTTTGTCTCCTGGCCCGGGTAAACCCAGTGATTTTCATGTTTCAGAAACAATAGCCGCAGTAATTTCTCAAGGCATCCCTTTATTTGGTGTTTGCTTAGGTTTACAAGGTATTGTTGAGCATTTTGGTGGTGTTTTAGACGTACTTGATTATCCCATGCATGGTAAACCATCAATCGTTAAGGTGACGCATCCTTCTCGTTTATTTTCTGGCTTGGGTGAGAGTTTTAAAGCGGGTCGGTATCATTCACTTTATGCGCGTTTAAAAACCATGCCTAAAGAGTTGAATGTGACGGCAGTAAGCGATGATGGTATTGTGATGGCTGTTTCGCATCAGCATTTGCCGATTCATGCAGTGCAGTTTCATCCTGAAACAATATTATCTTTAGTGAACCAAGCAGGAATAAAAATTATAACAAATCTGATGGGGATGATTTAGAAGCATGCGCAATAAAATATTGATACTGTATGTTGTATCTGTTGTATTGGGCATTGTCGTTGGTTTAGTGGGATCAACTTTTCGTTTATCCATCGACGTATTGAGTGCTTTATTAGATAATTTTTATCATTTTCTAAGTATCAATGGATGGCCATCCGGACTTATTTCTGGATTAGTCTCTATGATTATGGTCTATGCTGCTTACCTTGCCGTGAAACATTTTGCCCCTGAAGCTTCAGGAAGCGGAGTTCCAGAAATAGAGGGAGCATTACTCCACCTAAGACCTATATTTTGGCGACGTTTATTACCCGTAAAATTCTTTTTTGGTATTTTGGCGCTTGGTGCAAAAATGATTTTAGGTCGAGAAGGACCTACTATTCATATTGGTGGTAATTTAGGAGAAATGCTTGGTAGTTTATTTAATCTGGCACGACGTAGAAAAGATAGTTTGATTGCAGCAGGGGCTGCTGCGGGTTTGGCTGTTGCGTTTAATGCTCCGTTAGCAGGAGTAATTTTTGTTATGGAAGAAATGCGTAACCAATTTAACTACTCTTTCACAAGTTTCAATATGGTAGTTATTTGTTGTATTACAGCCACAGTAATTTTAGATTTTATGATTGGACCGCAGCCGACTATTCCAATGGATGTTTTTGAATTTCCACAACTTGACGCTTTATGGTTATTCGCTTTATTTGGTATTGTGGTTGGTTTGCTAGGCCTTTTGTTTAATCTTTCTTTAATGAAGACGCTAAAACTTTTGGATAAATTAACCTCAAGACAGAAATCATATTATGTTTTAATTGTTGGATTTTTAGTTGGTTTTTTAGCAATACATCATCCTGCCGCAGTGGGTGGCGGAATGGACATTATTCATCAAGCAATCACATTATCACCAAGTTTTAGTCTTTTGTGTTTTTTATTGATTGTACGCTTTATAGGTATGATGGCTTGCTATGGGACTGCTGTACCAGGAGGAATCTTTGCTCCTATCCTTTCTTTGGGCACACTGCTTGGATTAGCGATGTTTCGTATATTAGAGTTTATGCACATTGATTTTTTAACGCAACCAGGTATGTTTGCTATCGCAGGAATGGCTGCACTTTTTGCTGCATCGACTCGTTCTCCTATCACTGGAGCAGTATTAGTGGTTGAAATGACTCATAATTATTACCTCATATTCCCTGTGATGATGACTTGTATTACCGCAACTATTGTGTTGCAGCTTGCTCCTAATGGTCCAATCTATGAGCAGTTGCTGTATCGGACTCTTGCGAGTAAAAAGTTAAGATAGTACCTCTTAAGAGCTTGCAATAATTTTAATTGATAAGCGTAACAATTTTACCAAAGTGGGCACTTGATTGCATGTATTGGTGAGCTTCCTCAATTTGCTCCAGATTAAACTTAGAATCAATAATGGGCATTAGTTGTTTTATTTTGAGGGAATCAAGCCACATTTTATGGGCATCACTCCATAGTTTAGCTTTTTCTTCGATACTTTGGGCTCGAAGCACAAACCCAATAATTTTTAGTCTCTTACGCATAACCAGTGCAAGATTGCATTCGACAGTACTGCCTTTAAGACAAGCAATCTGAATTAATTTACCTTTAGGTTTGAGCAGATGCAGATGCTTATTAAAATAATCGCCGCCAATAAAATCAATAACTAAATCAATACTGTGATCGGCAATTAAATCTTCGAAATCGTGTTTATTATAGTTGATGACTTGATTTGCGCCTACCATAACGGCTTTTTCTACTTTGTCATCAGTTCCTACAGTCGTAATGATGTTCCCCTGAACGAGTTTTGCCATTTGAATTGCGAGTGAGGCAATACCACTTCCTGCCCCATGAATAAGTAAATTTTGTCCAGATTGAAAATTTCCTAGATCAAATAGGGTAGCATAAGCGGTTGTTAAAGCTTCAGGAAGGGCAGCGGCGAGTAGATAATCCCAATTCTCAGGAATGTGGCGTGCAAGCGATGCTTCCACAGGACAAAACTCAGCATATGCTCCACTACCCACTAAGCCATAGATTTTATCACCAGGTTTGAATTGACTTACTTTTGCGCCTACCTCGATTACATCTCCAGCTAATTCCAAGCCAGGAATTTCAGATTCTCCAGGAGGGGGTGGGTATTTTCCATACCGTTGCATAATGTCAGCCCGATTCAGAGCTGTTGCTTGAACTCGCACCAGGATTTGTGAGTCGCTGTACTCAGGCGTGATGCCATTTTCAATAATTAAACGACTGTGTACCCCAGGATTTTCTATGTGTACGTAGCGCATATATTCCTTTTTATCGTCACTTGGGCGCAGCGAAACGAGCCCTAGGTTTAATTGGCATAAGATTCCCGGGTTTTGTTTCGCTGCACCCAGGTGACGCGTTATCCATAAATTGCAATTTGTCTTAACATCTTATTCTCTTAGCTTACTAGAGACTGGTACATATCTCGACCAAAATGAGCATAATTTTCTATGTTCCAATTCTCATATAACTATATTGCTGCGTGTTGGTGTTCGAAGATCAACCCATTTTGATTTGGGCAAGCGAAATGTAAACAACCCCTACTTTACTTCAATAACTATCCCTATATAATGCTTGTACCTACCCTTTTATTTGTTGGGCAATGGCTAAATTCAATCATCAACGTCTTTATGCTTGGTTTTTTATAATTCCTCAACTTATTGTAACCTTGATGTTTTTTATTTGGCCTGCATGCAATGCATTACTGCACTCTTTTTTTTATACAGATGCTTTTGGCCTCCATAAACGATTCGCAGGCCTTGCCAATTTTTTAGATCTTTTTCGAGATCCAAGTTACAGTAAGGCAATTGGAGTTACGTTTAGCATCGCTTTTAGTGTCACATTTCTCACTATGAGTTTAGGGCTTTTTATTGCCATATTAGTGAATAACCGAGGTAAGACGCAAGGGGTTTATAAATCTTTGTTAATTTGGCCTTATGCCGTTGCACCTGCAGTTGCTGCAATTTTATGGCGTTTTTTATGTCATCCAACCTTGGGTTGGGTGACTCATTTTTTGCAATCAAAGGGAATAAATTTTGATTATGTCAATCATGTAAACCAGGCGCTTTTAGTGGTTATCATTACCGCGAGTTGGCAGCAGTTTAGTTATAACTTTTTATTTTATTTTGCAGCTTTAAAAGCGATACCCTCCTCATTAATTGATGCAGCAATTATTGATGGTGCTTCTGTATGGCAACGCTTCTGGCAGATTATTGTTCCGCTTTTATCGCCAACAACATTTTTTTTACTCATTATGAACTTAATGTATGGTTTTTTTGAGACTTTTGGCATTATTCAAGTGATGACTCACGGGGGGCCAGGTAATAGTACGACTAATTTAATTTATAAAGTATATCAAGATGGATTTGAGGGAATGGATTTGGGAAGTTCATCGGCTCAGTCAGTACTACTAATGATTATTGTAATCATTATTTCTTTACTGCAATTCAAATACCTTGAAAAAAAGGTTCATTACGCATGAAACGTTATTTCACACGTGTTTTATCTCATGGATTTTTATGTATTTTTGTTCTTTTAATGTTGTTGCCTGTCTATTTGGCACTTGTAGCTGCCAGTAATGATGGCAGTATCATGATGCAATCCCATATACCTATGGTTCCTGGGAGTTTATTATTTAAAAATCTAAAGGCAGTAATGACAGAGGGTCTATCCGTTACAGGGGGCGAGCCAATTACTTTTATGTTGCTTAATAGCTTATTTATGGCTTTAGCAATTGCTTTTGGTAAAATTATTTTTGCTTTAGGATCTGCGTTTGCTTTGGTTTATTTTGATTTTCCCTTTAAAAAATTGTGTTTTGCATTAATCTTTACGACGATGATGTTACCCATTGAAGTCAGGATTGTACCAACATTCCAGGTGGTTGCTTCTTTTGGCTTGTTAAATTCATTCACAGGATTAACTTTACCCTTATTTGTTTCGGCAACAGGTACATTTTTATTTCGTCAATTTTTTAAAACCATCCCCGCTGAACTAGTTGATGCAGCGAAATTGGATGGAGCAGGGGCGATCCGTTTCTTTTTTGATATTGTTTTACCTTTATCTAAAACACAAATTGCATCACTATTTGTGATTTTATTTGTGTATGGTTGGAATCAATATCTTTGGCCATTAGTGATTACTACAGAAACAAAAATGGCTACCGTAGTCATGGGTATTCGTTATCTTGCTGGAGTAGCTGACCAGATTCCTCAATGGCATTATATTATGGCTGTTGCATTAATTGCTTTAATTCCACCATGTTTGGTTGTGATGTTGATGCAGCGGTGGTTTGAAAAAGGGTTAAAATAAACATGGCAACAGTCAATTTAATTGAGGTATCAAAACGGGTTGGACAAACAACAATTTTAAATCACGTTAATGCGAGCATTAAAAAAGGTGAATTTGTGGCAATTGTTGGTCCTTCTGGATGTGGAAAAACAACTTTGTTACGTTTAATTGCCGGTTTGGAGGATGTAAGTTCAGGAACAATTTTAATTAATAACCAATGTGTTAATGAAATTTCTGCTGCTAAACGAGATATGGCTATGGTTTTTCAAAATTATGCACTTTATCCGCATATGACTGTATTCGAAAATATGGCTTATGGATTAAAAATGAGGAGATTTAAGAAAGCGGAGATTCAAAAAAGAGTTCACGAGGCAGCTCAATTATTACGTTTAACTCCTTATTTAGATCGTAAACCACAAGCGCTTTCTGGAGGGCAAAAACAAAGAGTTGCTATGGGACGAGCGATGGTGCGATCTCCTGCTGTTTTTCTATTTGATGAACCTTTATCTAATTTAGATGCAAAATTGCGCACTGAAATGCGACATGAAATTCGACGTTTACATCAACAGTTGAATACAACGAGTTTATACGTGACCCATGATCAAACTGAGGCCATGACTATGGCAGAACGGGTAATGGTGCTTAATCAAGGAGTTATTGAACAAATAGGAACACCACAAGAGTTGTATCAAAATCCTGCAACGTTATTTGTAGCAGGATTTACAGGCCATTATCCTATGAATCTTGTACCTGGTATTTATGATAAGAACAGTCGTTGCGTACAAACAGAATTAGGATTGAGTTTTCCTGTTCCAGAGTTAGCTCAGAATTTGCAAGATAAAGAGAGGGTCATTTTAGCGATTCGCGCGGAGCATGTGTTACTTTGTTCGGAAAATGAGCCCCAAGCAATATCAATCCAAGCTGAGTTTGTGGATGATATGGGAGCTGATAAATTAATAAGAGCTAAAACGAATAAAAATGGATTAATTTTGAATTTGCGCATTACAGCAGATCAATCTCTTCCTAGTGGACAATTTTATGTGGAGCTACCTAAAATAAAGATACATCTATTTCAGGATCAATCGGGAAAACGAATTGGAGAGGTAGTATGAATAAAGAAAAAAACACACTAAAATCAATTGACACACCTAATTATCGCTATTGGTCTGCATTGTATCTGTCTTTTTACTCCAGACTTCTTTATGTCGATGTAGGAAAGCGTTGGCGGGGACTCGGCTTTCTTTATCTTTTATTGGCTATTGCTTTATTTTCAATTCCATTTGTTATAAGAATGGATTTAAGTTTTAGTCATTCTTTTAAGGAACAGCTTATTAAACCTTTAGAAGAAATTCCGATTTTTTATATCCAGGATGGAAATGTTGTTTTTGACAAGCCTATGCCTTATTTAGTAAAAAATGATAAAGGACAAGTGAGTATTATTATTGATACTACAGGACAAGTTAATGATTTTTCTAAATATCCTTCACTTGCAGTTTTGGTCAATAAAAA includes these proteins:
- the clcA gene encoding H(+)/Cl(-) exchange transporter ClcA, producing the protein MRNKILILYVVSVVLGIVVGLVGSTFRLSIDVLSALLDNFYHFLSINGWPSGLISGLVSMIMVYAAYLAVKHFAPEASGSGVPEIEGALLHLRPIFWRRLLPVKFFFGILALGAKMILGREGPTIHIGGNLGEMLGSLFNLARRRKDSLIAAGAAAGLAVAFNAPLAGVIFVMEEMRNQFNYSFTSFNMVVICCITATVILDFMIGPQPTIPMDVFEFPQLDALWLFALFGIVVGLLGLLFNLSLMKTLKLLDKLTSRQKSYYVLIVGFLVGFLAIHHPAAVGGGMDIIHQAITLSPSFSLLCFLLIVRFIGMMACYGTAVPGGIFAPILSLGTLLGLAMFRILEFMHIDFLTQPGMFAIAGMAALFAASTRSPITGAVLVVEMTHNYYLIFPVMMTCITATIVLQLAPNGPIYEQLLYRTLASKKLR
- a CDS encoding NAD(P)H-quinone oxidoreductase; translated protein: MRYVHIENPGVHSRLIIENGITPEYSDSQILVRVQATALNRADIMQRYGKYPPPPGESEIPGLELAGDVIEVGAKVSQFKPGDKIYGLVGSGAYAEFCPVEASLARHIPENWDYLLAAALPEALTTAYATLFDLGNFQSGQNLLIHGAGSGIASLAIQMAKLVQGNIITTVGTDDKVEKAVMVGANQVINYNKHDFEDLIADHSIDLVIDFIGGDYFNKHLHLLKPKGKLIQIACLKGSTVECNLALVMRKRLKIIGFVLRAQSIEEKAKLWSDAHKMWLDSLKIKQLMPIIDSKFNLEQIEEAHQYMQSSAHFGKIVTLIN
- a CDS encoding ABC transporter permease subunit; amino-acid sequence: MAKFNHQRLYAWFFIIPQLIVTLMFFIWPACNALLHSFFYTDAFGLHKRFAGLANFLDLFRDPSYSKAIGVTFSIAFSVTFLTMSLGLFIAILVNNRGKTQGVYKSLLIWPYAVAPAVAAILWRFLCHPTLGWVTHFLQSKGINFDYVNHVNQALLVVIITASWQQFSYNFLFYFAALKAIPSSLIDAAIIDGASVWQRFWQIIVPLLSPTTFFLLIMNLMYGFFETFGIIQVMTHGGPGNSTTNLIYKVYQDGFEGMDLGSSSAQSVLLMIIVIIISLLQFKYLEKKVHYA
- the ugpE gene encoding sn-glycerol-3-phosphate ABC transporter permease UgpE → MKRYFTRVLSHGFLCIFVLLMLLPVYLALVAASNDGSIMMQSHIPMVPGSLLFKNLKAVMTEGLSVTGGEPITFMLLNSLFMALAIAFGKIIFALGSAFALVYFDFPFKKLCFALIFTTMMLPIEVRIVPTFQVVASFGLLNSFTGLTLPLFVSATGTFLFRQFFKTIPAELVDAAKLDGAGAIRFFFDIVLPLSKTQIASLFVILFVYGWNQYLWPLVITTETKMATVVMGIRYLAGVADQIPQWHYIMAVALIALIPPCLVVMLMQRWFEKGLK
- a CDS encoding ABC transporter ATP-binding protein, giving the protein MATVNLIEVSKRVGQTTILNHVNASIKKGEFVAIVGPSGCGKTTLLRLIAGLEDVSSGTILINNQCVNEISAAKRDMAMVFQNYALYPHMTVFENMAYGLKMRRFKKAEIQKRVHEAAQLLRLTPYLDRKPQALSGGQKQRVAMGRAMVRSPAVFLFDEPLSNLDAKLRTEMRHEIRRLHQQLNTTSLYVTHDQTEAMTMAERVMVLNQGVIEQIGTPQELYQNPATLFVAGFTGHYPMNLVPGIYDKNSRCVQTELGLSFPVPELAQNLQDKERVILAIRAEHVLLCSENEPQAISIQAEFVDDMGADKLIRAKTNKNGLILNLRITADQSLPSGQFYVELPKIKIHLFQDQSGKRIGEVV